A region of the Oenanthe melanoleuca isolate GR-GAL-2019-014 chromosome 14, OMel1.0, whole genome shotgun sequence genome:
AAACTAACTCTATCCCAGTCAAAACCAGGACACAGACATCCTCAGCAAGGCACATTATCCCCAtttcattcccagctcctcctggcactACTCACAACTGCAAACCAACCCctctgcacagcaccacagTCGTGCATTACTGAGACAAGACACCCACATAATTTTGGCTGGAAGGACAGAGAGTGCCAGAGATGCCAACACTCTCAGTTTCCATCCCAGTTCTGAGTTTTCCTTCCAAGTCTTGGCTAAGCCATTGGgcccctgtgtgctgctggcatcAAATCCATGCTGCTTATGGAATGCTTTGAGAAATGCCAAAAATACCCAATACTATCATTTACAGCACATTGGACCATTAGTCTGCTGACACCACTGAACTCCAGCTTTTCAGGACCCCATGTGGAGTATCCAGTACTATTCCATGACCTGGAAGAATGgcacaggagaaaaggaaacaaagtttTCTGAAGCGCTGCAATACCAACACCATTCCCTAAACACAACTTAGAGCAGAAGCTTTTCTAGGTCACACAGCCCAGTCACAGCCCAATCACCAACTGCTCATCCCTGAGGCTGAGAGGTGCTCACCTTTTGTACCAATCCACAGCTGGTCTTGCTCGAGTTTGAAGGTCAGTCTGACTTTCCCCCCTGACTTGTTGTACATTCCGGACAGCGGCACCGTGGGCAGCCGCTCCTGCAAAGAGACACAGCCAGTCAGGGCCACTAAAACTACATGCTCTCAACTTTTTAACCATAAGGACCACCCATCCATCCAGCTTTCTTCTGAGACAGCAAAGAATGACTGAACCAGTGGGGAAAGGTCTCAGATCACAGAAAGTCTCTTTTCTGATTCCTAGTGTCTCGAGACATTACTCACGTACCTGCACACCTTTGACAGAAGGCATCACATCGTCAGGTTTTCCTTTATCCAACACTTTTCTGTGTTGCTAAAACATAAAAGCAGGAATTAAATTCAGAGGAACATTACAAAGCTCTGCAGTGTACCTCCAGCTGCCCCCTGATCGCGTCCCAATGGCACTGAGACAGCTGAGGGCTGTCCACAGCATTTATCATGGGCATCAGTTATCTTCACACTTAGCTGTGCACTTTATAAGATACTCTCAAGAAATTATCAAAATGAATGAAACTCCAACATAATGCCAAGGATAACAGCCTTctcaaatacacacacacaaatacatgtctgtaaaaaccaaaatattgcATCCAGTGAATGGCAGAAACTCTCCACGTCTGGCAGAGCaatccagccccaaaccagAATGGATCAGAGCAGTGGTAACTTTCAAATCCACACGCACAGCTCATACCTGGCTGAGCACCTTTAAGAAATAATGGGACTTACACTGACCGTGAATCAtgagaaatcacagaaaacCATCGGCATGCTTCACGGAGGCACTACTTAATTTTAACTAAGATTATTTTGAGGAAAGTACAGAGCTGGTAATACCTTGAGCTGACAATCCTTCACCAGCCCCCCACACTGCAGGACCATCAAACCAGCCCCACTGCACTGTGCTTCATAATGTGAGAGGAGAATTCAACACCCACATCCTCATCAAGGCTGGGACTGCTGAGGGGACTGCTCACTTGGTGCTTGTTTCAAGCAGTTTGTGGAgatcaaattattttgtgttaaCAAAAATTAGTTAGGTTTCAGACAGAGTTAATCTGGGTTGTGTTTGCACTAACATCCATCAAACGTTTCCATTTCTTCATCAAAATGCTCGGCTGTGCCTGGTACCACAAGCAGTGTCTTGCAAAGCCTCAGTCCCTGCTGGACTAAACAGTTCTCTGCTACTCCCCTGCCCAGAGTCGTTCCAACACTGAGCTGCCAGAAATGAACCCCCAACCTGATCTGAGGAGGGACCCAGAAGTGCCTGCAGGAAAACCAAATAAATCCTACTGCTCCCCCACGTCAGCAATTATTGAGATATTAATTACCTTTTGTCTGCAAAGTGgctcctttttgttttcctcagctTTGACCTCTTGTTGAGCAGCTTCTTTAGGTGTATTTACTGCTAACACATCGTTGATGGTAGAGCCCACAACCATTATTTTCGCTCCATTTGTCACTTTGATTTCCCGCAACGTTTTCTCCTCTGGCAGAAGTCCCTTGAACATAACTTTCTGCATGGCCGGCGGGAGGCCTAGAGACAAGCACAGCGATTAgagccggcggcggcggccggggaggcgcgggggaggcggcggcggccccgaCGCACCTGTGAGCGAGTGGATCTTCTGCTTCAGCTCGGCTCCCGTGCTGTCCAGGCAGAACTTCACGTCGTACTTGTTCTTGTTCCAGATCACCTTCAGCTCCACCAGCTCTCTGCCGCTGTTCTCGTCGCCGCCGTTGCTGACAGACCCCTGCGGGGGCTCCCGGCGCTCCTCACCCTCCGGAGATCTCCCGGCCGTGGGCGAGCCGCCCCCTCCGCCGCAGCCCAGCGGCAACTCCTGCGCCTCCGCCTCCATGCCCGGCTCCTCGGCACCTGTGGGGAGCGGACAGGAAGACCCCGGCCCACGGGACGCTGCCTCGGCACAGCCCCGCTCTAGCCCCCAAAATCGCCCGCAGCGCGACTCCCGGCGCGGCGCCCCCTGCACCGGCACCGCGGGCTCCGGCCACCGCCGGCTCCGGGCACGGCGAGCTCCGGGCACCGCCGAGCTCCGGGCACCGCCGGCTCCGGGCACGGCGGGCTCTCGGCACCACCGGTTCCGGGCACCGCCGGCTCTGGGCATGGCGAGCTCCGGGCACCGCCGGCTCCCAGCACCGCGGACTCCCGGCATGGCGGGCTCCGGGCACCGCGGGCTCTCAGCACGGCGGGCTCTCGGCACCACCGGCTCCCGGCACCGCAGGCTCCGGATACCTCCGGGTACCGCGGGCTCCCGGCCGCGCTCGTACCAtcagcggcagcagcggcggcagccATGATGATTGTGTACAATCCGCCGCGAGGCACGCCGGGAaacgccgccgccgccgctgctggGCCGTGCCGGCTCCCGTAGTCGCCCCCGCCCGCCTCTCAACGTGGGGGCGGTGGGACCCCCAAATCGCACCCCCCGCAGCATCAGCCGCGCCGCGCAGGGAGGCGGGAGGAGCGCCGAACCTTCCGCTCAGCGCTCCGGGAACGGGAATCCCCCCACGCTGTCAGGCCCGTGGCAGGGGCCGCGGTCCCCTCGCGTAAGAGAACGAAGCGAGTGGCGGCGCCTTTAAGGGACGCCCCGCCCCCGGCGGCGACGCGCGCGGGGATTGGCTGCCGCGGCCAGGCGGAAGCGGCGCCGCGGCCACGTGGGCGTGTGGCGGGATGGCGCGAGCTGTGCGCGTGCTGCGCTGCGCggcgggatcgggatcgggatcgggatcgggatcgggatcgggatcgggatcgggatcgggatcgggatcgggatcgggatccggccccggccccggccccggccccggccccggccccgaaCAGGGGCCGCGGGTCCGGTTTGGGCCCAGCCCCACAGGTAACCGGCCCCTCGgcagccccgcccctgcccaCCCCCGGGGCTCCGCTGCGGCGTGGGCGgagttttgggttggaaaaCTTCAATTTTGACTCTTGAGGGGCGCGTGTGGCGAGGGGGCTGCTGGCTCCCCGGagtgctcctgctggagctccGGGGCTCGCCCTTCCAGCGTGTCCCGGTGCTCTCCCGGTCGTGCGGGGTCACTGTCGGTGTATCCGCGGCAGTACTGTTCTTGGCATGTGCCAGTTTATGTGGATTTCCAGGTCGCTTCAGGGACTCTGTTCCTGGGAATAGTCGTCATTTTCACAGCCGGTGCCCCCGGTGTGTGTTCCTGCGGTGCCTCGGTGACGCTGCCATCGAGGCACCATCCAGCGCCCTTCCATCTCGTTTTTAGAACTCTCCTTTGGGTCCTCTTTGTGACCGCCTCCTCTGATTTCTCCACCACTACAGGTTTTCTGCATTTAGGTGGCCTTAGGACTGCTTTGTACAATTATATCTTTGCCAAAAAACACCGAGGGACCTTTATTTTAAGAGTGGAGGATACAGATCAGAATCGGGTGGTGCCcggagcagcagaaggaataGAAGATATGTTGGTCTGGGCAGGTATTTAGAGACATCTTTCGTTTTTCTCCTACTGAAGCCTTACCTTTCTTTTAGAGGctgacagagctcagctgggggTGGGTCTGACTCTGCCTTTGGGCTGTTTTGGCAGCCCAGCCgttcagctgctgccatgccGGTGTTGCAGGTATTCCCCCGGACGAGAGCCCCGggcgcggcggccccgccgggccctACGTGCAGTcgctgaggctggagctgtaTGGCCAGGCCAGCgcagctctgctggccagcGGGGCTGCCTACCGCTGCTTCTGCAGCCCCCAGCGCCTGGAGCTGCTCCGCAGGGACGCTCTGCGCAGCCAGCAGACCCCGCGGTACgtcctgtgcctgtccctgtgcccctcgGGGCTGGAacgtccctgtccctgtgcccctcgGAGCTGGAacgtccctgtccctgtgcccctcgGGGCTGGAacgtccctgtccctgtgcccctcgGAGCTGGAacgtccctgtccctgtgccactcGGGGCTGGAacgtccctgtccctgtgccactcGGGGCTGGAacgtccctgtccctgtgcccctcgGAGCTGGAacgtccctgtccctgtgccactcGGGGCTGGAACGTCCCTGTCTCTGTGCCCCTCGGGGCTGGAATGTCCCTGTGCCTCTCGGGGCTGTGCCTTGCACAAAGCCTCACAGCAATGGGATTGTGCCTCGCTGTCCATAGAGAAGGAAGGTGTGTTTCGCTCTCCAGGGATGAGGTGTTTGACTGGACGCATAGTCATAGGTTACAGCAAAAATTCAGGCATCTGCTTAGAGTTTTGGGTATGTAGAAATGCCTGGTGTTCTCATCTTGCCTCGTTCTCCTCTCCCAAAGATACGACAACCGGTGTCGGCACCTGACGCCCACAGAAGTGGCCCAGAAGCTGTCCCAGGGCCTGGACTGCGTCATCCGCTTCCGCCTGGAGAAGGGAGTGGAACCCTTCCAGGACCTGGTCTATGGCTGGAACAAGCATGAGGTGGCAGAGGTGGAAGGTGACCCCGTGATTCTCAAGGGGGATGGCTTCCCCACGTACCACCTGGCCAACGTGGTGGATGACCACTACATGGGCATCACCCACGTCCTGCGCGGCACCGAGTGGCTGGCTTCCACTTCCAAACACCTGCTTCTCTACAAAGCCTTTGGCTGGGAGCCTCCTCAGTTTGGCCACCTCCCGCTGCTGCTGAACAAGGACGGTGGCAAGCTGTCCAAGAGGCAGGGGGACATCTTCCTGGAGCGCTTTGCTCGGGATGGCTTCCTGCCAGAGGCCCTACTGGACATTATCACCAACTGCGGCTCGGGGTTCACAGGTAACACCAcaggctcctgcctgccagctcACTTCAGGCTGGCTTTGTAGCATGGGCTGGGTTTATTTTGGTAGCTGAGAACTTTGTCAGTGTTTGAAGGGGTCAGGGAATGGGTATAATGTAACCAGTCAGTCATTGAGGTGCCACCTGACCTTCTGCGGAGCTGCTGTGGAAGGAGCTGGAATGGTGGAaatctttctgctgctgtgcagccatTAAAATTGAGTCAGGTGCTTAATAGGTTCTTCCTTGGGAAAGCCCTCACTTCAAGGCTGAGAAACTCTGTGAAGTCTTGGGAAAACTTGCATTCTGTGGTTAATAATTGCAGTGTTGTCTGACACCTGTGCCACCTTTGCTTTAACTTGACAAACCATGAGGAGTTGAGTCAATGTCTCCTTTTGTGGTTCTTGCTGTGTGGGGATCGCAAATTAACTTGTGTTCTGAGAACTCTGCCTGGGAATGAAATCTTCCTTGGGCAGTGCAGCCTCTGGCTGAGTGTGACCTCTGTGGCTGACTGAGGGGAGGTGTTCTGCCgagggaggtgacagcagccaAGCAGAATGCCCCATGGCAGCATCCCGTGTGTGCATGCTGCCAGTtccctcctgtgcctgctgggggatgtccctgctgctgctggcactgcacaggTGGCTGTCCTGTGTCACCTTTCCTCAGCCCAGGCctgtgctgtgaggagagaGGTCATTGTTCAGAGCCCTGTGATTGCCTTTGGGTTGTGTTCCAGAGAAGCAGATGGGAAGGACTTTGGAGGAGCTAATCTCCCAGTTTGAAGTAGGCAGAATTACAACCCATTCTGCTCTCCTTGACCTGGAGGCGCTCCCAGAATTCAACAGGTAAAGAATTAGTAAAATGTAATAAGCACCATGTCAGTGAGAATTTATTTCTAGTACTTGGCTTGTCTCCCATTCTGTGCTTGGACACTGGGGTTGGCAACATTGAAAGTCTAGGCAGAGGGAGGGTATAGCTGGGTGGATCTAAAGTTTTAAGTTTATAACCTAAGAAAATAATATCTAAAAGAGTTAACATTTCCAGAAGGTTCTTCTGCAAGTACACTTGTGCTGCTAGGACATTGTGCTGCTAAGAGTGGCCTCATCATCAGTTCCCTGTGGGGCACCAGAGCTAAATGCTTCTTTTTAGAGTCTGACTGGTATTAGAAAAGTGTTGCTTTTCTAACAGTTCCAGTTTTAGCTCAGTTGGTCAGAGTGCTGAGAATGCCAGAGTCGTGGGTTCAGTCCCCAGATGGATTCCTCCTTTAAGAAttggacttggtgatccttgtgggtctcttccagctcggaatattctgtgatttctgtgaaagGTGGTTGGGGGGATCCAGCCTAACCAAGCAATGCAAAAGCAGGGCTCTTCTCTTACAGGGTTCACCTCAGCCGTCACATTGAGAACCAGGAGCTGCGCCAGAAGCTCGttagggagctgcaggggctggtggaGCTCGTCTATGGGGATCAGCAGGTGGATCCTGATGTTCTGGAAAATGAATATGTGGAGCGAGTCCTCCTGCTGAGAAAAGTATGAGTAGTGGCAGAGCACTGTGCCACCATCCTCCAGGCTGAGGAATTGCAATTcctccacagcacagccctctgccctgccagctttgctttctttccccaGGGTCACATAAGCCTCTTGAAGAATCTGGTGTCCAGTGATTACTCTTACCTGTGGGTCAGGCCCTCAGTGTCCCGGCAGCAGCTACAAACAATTTCTGCAGAAGTAGATGAAATAGGAAAACTGGTCATAGGGTAAGTGTGCTGCTGTCTGAGCTGAGTAGTGGCAGCAAAGGCTCCTCATCACTGAAAATTGTAGTCTTAATCAGCATTACTgctttttctgtggttttccagGTCTGTGGCATAACTTTGTACTTTAAAGTTGCTCTTTTGAAAGAATTCTGCTTCTAGTGAGCAGAGGGAGCACCCTGGCACAGGTCAGGGGTAAGGGATAGGAATCCTGTGGTTTTCGTGTCACAGAGTGTAAGGACACCTTCTTTCCTAAAGGCTCATGAcaaggcagggagctgccttCACTGTGGAGGAGTTGAACAAAGGCCTGAGAGATCTCCAGAAGCAAACCAGAGACACCAAGTACAGCAGCATGATGCAGCTCCTCCGCTTGGTGCTCAGCGGGCGGCAGGTAAGAGCTATTCTGAGATTacctgcagtgctctggtgcTAATCCTTCAGGTCCCTCTGACCAGGGCTGGCATTTGCCTTCAGGAGGAGAAACCCCAAGGCTTTgtttgagctgctgctgaccccCTCCCAGTCTCTCTGTCGGTTCAGGGTGCACAGACACATGCCAGGAGTCTGAGTTCCCGTGTGTTCAGTGACTCCCTCTTGTTTGCAGCACGGCCCGAGTGTTGCTGAGATGATGGTGACTCTGGGAGCTGAGGAGGTGTGTGGCAGGATCCACAGAGCACTGTCCAGCTGACATGGGACGTCAGTGACGCTCACTTGGATGGTGCAGGTGGCACCTGCGTGATCATCTCTGAGCTGGGTTTGAGGCCAGGcaggtgcctgtgctgctcccatgTCTGAAGAAACCTGCACTAAGCACAAACCAGTTTGGGACAAGAACCAAGTCCAGAttcagctccatcctgctgtcGCCTTGTACAAGGAGCCTGGTTTGCAGGGTGGGACAAGATGACATGAATCAGCATTTAAATTCAGACCATGTGGACAGAAAATAACTGAacttctgacagcagcagatcAGATTCTTTTTGGAGAGGGCAGCACAGTTAGGGTACCTACAGCTACAAAACACAGTTCCCCAATAAATACAGTGgggagatatatatatatatatatatatatatatatatatatatgtaaacaTATATGTTATAGCTGCTGCCCTCTTAGCTGCCCTGGTGTCCTGCCAGGCTGAGTGAGCTGCTCAGAAGGCAGTTTCCTCCCTGTGTACTGTGTCATGCACGTGGTTCTGCTAAAAATACCCCTGATCAGGAGATTGGGATGTTTGTTCCTCTTTTGTCTGACGCccttttaattattaaattaatgtGGTGACTTTGATTCTGGTCTCGCCAATACTCTGCATGTGAGGGGAGAGCTCGGAGGGGTGGTGTGCTTAGCCCACACTCACCATGAACACTTCCATGCCATGGGCACTCAGGTGGGCTGACCATGGGCACTCAGGTGGGCTGACCATGGACACTCAGGTGGGCTGATCATGGACAGACCATGGGCACTGACATGGGCTGACCATGGACACTGACGTGGCTGATCACAGACAGAGCACAGACACTGACGTGTTTGCTCAAGAGTATCTCACACAAACTTGATGAGTTAAGCCCTTCAGTAAGGACCCCATTTCTAATCTCTgtttcctagaaaaaaaattgtttatgtatttttccTACCTGAATTCCTCCATTCCTTCtgcaaatatattaattatctaaaaaaataattatatgaaaattttcatctttttaacaAAAGTCAACTGGCTTCAGCATAAGACTTTAAGATGGGAGTTCTGTTCTGAATTCATTCAGAAGTGGCAGATGACTTAATGTATGTAACTAAATTCTGAAGGGAGTGAATAATCCCTGCTTAGTTTTTactctgctgctgtgttaaGGCCTGTGACATCAAGTTAAGCTTTTTGCATGTGGTCCATGAAGATCCCATAAGAACTTTACATACGATCTGGCtttgtttatatatatacaaGTTAAAGATAGAGCCAAAGAGCAGCATTTAATGTTTATTAAGCCTTTGCAAAAACATAGACAATTTCAGTCAACTTCAAATTCATTCTTTTAGTTAAATTCAAGTATTTCTTGCACATCTCACTGGATTGGCACTAGCAGtagaggcagcagcacaagcaggaAGCACTGGCACTTacagcagagaaatggaagGCTGAAGCTGCATAGATTTCAAAGGTTCTATAAAGAGAACTCAACACACTCAACTTATCAGAAATGGTAACAGACTAGAGGCAGTTTCACCTCCACTGCAGCAGGAACTGGTTATTTTATGCTTGTTACTGGGTGGGTGCTTCTGGTGTGAAAAAGACAGAGGCCATCTGGTAAATTTTCCAAGAAGGATGTATTTAGCACAGAAGGTTCTAGTAAGCACAGAAGGTTCATTTACATGAAAGATTTgcagtagaaaaataaattttgaaattctcattttatcAAATTCAGACTCCACTTCTCCACAGCCATCCAAAATAACATGGAACTGGAACTGATATAAATGTCTGCTCATCCCATTTGCTCTTAGAGAGGATCCATGACATAAAAATATCATCTGACTACAGACCTAATAGCTACTGGCAGTGTGTTGCTCCCTTCTGAGCACCTATGTGATGTATAATTTTGTTCATCCTGCTGGTTGTGGAAATCTGCAAGTTCAGCTGGCAGTAAGATCAGTGCAATTCCTAGAAATAGCCATAAAGCCCTTATGACTGTTTTTGAAAGGGTAGCAGAGAGACATTAGGATAAATCTTGCCCAtcttcttcctatttttttttttttgtttttttattcccaCAGAAAATTACTGAGTTGCTAgaagaagcaaacaaaagttTACATATGTGTTAAACAGGGTTGTACTAAATGACCTGGGTTGGACATACAGATGTCCTTTCCAACTTCAAccattctgttattctgtgaaaaTTATCTTCTAAGCCAAAAAGGTATCAAGAAATAATGAAGGCTCTAACAACTAAGGGATTAAGTCCTCAGACTAAACtgtcagaggaagaaaatctttaGAAGGTCAATTAATTTATGCACACTGAGAAATTGTCCCAATGCAACttcattattttgcattttgtcaGTCTGAAATGTTTCTCAGAGAAATCAGTGCTCATAattaaaagggagaaaacacaagtttttttagaaatgttttttttttccccatttttgaaATGGGATTTGTGTTACTTAGCTGTCAAGTGCCTTAAcaagagaaagggagaaagtgAAAGGAATATGCAGGATCTAGTCTACTGGAATTTAAGAGCCATAGGCTTCCATTACATGAAAGAGCTGTACTTCAAGTAATAAAAGATGGAGAGAAATCCTGAACTCCCCAGCCAGAGAAACCTGATTTAGCTCAAATTCCCAAGCAAAAAGCTGGCAGCACAAAAGCAAGAGCAATAAAGCACAGTTTGTATAAGCTTTTAAaccatttaaaatgaaagatggATCATTCATTTATTAGTTAGTCCTGATGAAGAAAGGCATCAGCATTATACAGATCATGAGTTATAAATTCTTGATTCATCTGGGAATTAAGTTTTGCTAACCATACCCATGAAGAGAGATTTTTTGCTCTGAGTTACAGCAAAACATCACATACTGCTTACAGCAAACcaacagcatttcattttccttgtaATGACATTATTTTCCAGTTCCCTTCTCCAAGTGAATGCTATTAATCATTAAACACTTAAGGcacaagcaaaaataaaaataaatagcatctgtaaaaaaaagttaaatactTCATTAGCACACCTTACCTGAAACTTTTAGCTCTTACTAAACAGAACAGACTTCAGAATACCAGTCTGATCCCAAAAATAtcaatatagaaaaaaaaaaaaaaaacactactGAAATTGCTTCTTTATCCTGAGCACTTTATACACACAAGAACAGTTTAATGGCTGTCTGAAGGATCTGTTcactcattttttaaatagacaGACAAAATGCAGTTAGTTGTTCTGTGCATTTCTACTCCTCCTGGGATGTCCAGCATCAGGACTGCTCAATCCACACTTTGTGATTCATGCAGCAACATCCAGCAGGGAAATTCAACTCACCAAATACAAGCATCTACAAAGAAGCTATTGACACAGCAGCCAGGCGTCTGAGCCTCCATATCACAGATGGAGAGAAGCACATTTAAACATGCAGAGCTTAACCAATTAGCCAAGCTGGAGATGTCCATGCCAAAGGTGCCAAAAgtcaattaaaattaattccacCTTCAGGCTGTAGGCAGGTGTGGTCTTCCACATCTGCCTGTGCAGCTGAAGATGGGATTGCAGTGACTTGTCCATCCTGGGTGGGAAGGCACCTCCTCCACCTGCCTGCCAGCAGAACAGGCTGTGGAAGCAGCCTTCTGCCTTCTACCATCCTCCTACTGCTGCAGTCCTCTGGTCAAAGCCATATGGGGACTATGCATCACTCGTAACTCTTGCGTTATGCTAAACAAGTTGAGTTTGCCTGAAAGAGATTGGGCAGTGCTTGCATgatcccttttccttcctcagctAAGCCACACTGGGCTCCTACAGTGACAAATAATTGTTAGCAATATAATAAGTAGTATAGCTGCTGGCCAAAAGAATGCATACTTAGTGTACCTAAGCAGGCTTTGGTACACTATTTAGATAAGATTCAGGAATTCAGACGTCCCTCAAAgtggtttattattttttgtaacAGAGGGATGAGTCTTCAATCATGAAATCATATACTCCTTCAAGCTTACAATTGAGTAACTTCAAGGCATTAAATCCCACTCTAATATAACATGGGTTCCTTTACTGGCCTGATTTCAGCTTACTGCAATCACAGAAATTTGCACAGTTCCTGTTTTCAGATAGATAcgcagattttaaaaatacccatATCCAGACCTGATCCTCAAGCTGACAaagtaaatgcaaaattaattttcatcttcTCCTAGTCTCCTATGTATAATTACCCAGTGTCTTCTATGAATAGGAATGTTTAAAAGCCATTTGAGGAAGAAATGGAAGTTCCTGATACACATATAGCTGGATTCTGCCATTTATGTTACCTTCCTTCCCGTgttcttttcttcaaaattttaattatatctTCTGCATGATGAAACAGCTGACAAGAGTAGAGGAGTTTGGACTCCCAGGTAGCCTTGGCCCTTGAGGAGCAAAGGAAGCAGTGACTGCACACAGAACAAAAACTCCCTGCAGTGCTTGGGCAGTTCcactgtgcaggagctgcttaTGACTGACCCCAAGGGTCAATGGGCAGCACCACCCCAAAGGGCTCTGACCAAAGTAATCTTTATTCTCCCAGGTAAGATAAAACATGTACATATTCTATTAAATAATCTTTTCCTATATAAATTTTCATGTAGAATAAAACAAGTTTGCCCCATAGAAAAGTGGGCTCTACAAAGACAGTACTTTCGTTTCTTCTCAATGAAACAGATTCAATGCCACTTCTTAGATATGGAATCCATTAAATTTTGTTCTGCAAAGTAATCTTGCATTGATAACAATTGTCGAGTCCGACAACTGATGATTTAATATTCTATTCCCCTTTCTCTAGCAATTACAAGTTGCTTGAAGATTAAATTACAGTTAATCTTTCTCCCCAGTGAGCCAGCCTGAAATGATGTGCAAATGCTTACATTGCCCTGTAAGACAGTTGTTCCCAGATGAGATGGGCTGAcagcatgaaaataattaattgtcAATATACAACTGGCctcttttatgaaaaataaacaggCAC
Encoded here:
- the UBFD1 gene encoding ubiquitin domain-containing protein UBFD1 isoform X2, which gives rise to MEAEAQELPLGCGGGGGSPTAGRSPEGEERREPPQGSVSNGGDENSGRELVELKVIWNKNKYDVKFCLDSTGAELKQKIHSLTGLPPAMQKVMFKGLLPEEKTLREIKVTNGAKIMVVGSTINDVLAVNTPKEAAQQEVKAEENKKEPLCRQKQHRKVLDKGKPDDVMPSVKGVQERLPTVPLSGMYNKSGGKVRLTFKLEQDQLWIGTKERTEKLPMGSIKNVVSEPIEGHEDYHMMAFQLGPTEASYYWVYWVPTQYVDAIKDTVLGKWQYF
- the EARS2 gene encoding probable glutamate--tRNA ligase, mitochondrial; amino-acid sequence: MARAVRVLRCAAGSGSGSGSGSGSGSGSGSGSGSGSGSGPGPGPGPGPGPEQGPRVRFGPSPTGFLHLGGLRTALYNYIFAKKHRGTFILRVEDTDQNRVVPGAAEGIEDMLVWAGIPPDESPGRGGPAGPYVQSLRLELYGQASAALLASGAAYRCFCSPQRLELLRRDALRSQQTPRYDNRCRHLTPTEVAQKLSQGLDCVIRFRLEKGVEPFQDLVYGWNKHEVAEVEGDPVILKGDGFPTYHLANVVDDHYMGITHVLRGTEWLASTSKHLLLYKAFGWEPPQFGHLPLLLNKDGGKLSKRQGDIFLERFARDGFLPEALLDIITNCGSGFTEKQMGRTLEELISQFEVGRITTHSALLDLEALPEFNRVHLSRHIENQELRQKLVRELQGLVELVYGDQQVDPDVLENEYVERVLLLRKGHISLLKNLVSSDYSYLWVRPSVSRQQLQTISAEVDEIGKLVIGLMTRQGAAFTVEELNKGLRDLQKQTRDTKYSSMMQLLRLVLSGRQHGPSVAEMMVTLGAEEVCGRIHRALSS
- the UBFD1 gene encoding ubiquitin domain-containing protein UBFD1 isoform X1 produces the protein MAAAAAAADGAEEPGMEAEAQELPLGCGGGGGSPTAGRSPEGEERREPPQGSVSNGGDENSGRELVELKVIWNKNKYDVKFCLDSTGAELKQKIHSLTGLPPAMQKVMFKGLLPEEKTLREIKVTNGAKIMVVGSTINDVLAVNTPKEAAQQEVKAEENKKEPLCRQKQHRKVLDKGKPDDVMPSVKGVQERLPTVPLSGMYNKSGGKVRLTFKLEQDQLWIGTKERTEKLPMGSIKNVVSEPIEGHEDYHMMAFQLGPTEASYYWVYWVPTQYVDAIKDTVLGKWQYF